The Lewinellaceae bacterium DNA window GTGGTGGTAAAGGCGGATCTGATTTTGATCCCAAGGGCAAGAGCGACCAGGAAGTCATGTGATTCTGTCAAAGTTTTATGACCGAATTATACCGTCATATAGGCCCGGAAACCGATGTGCCAGCCGGGGACATTGGCGTAGGGGCACGCGAAGTGGGTTACCTTTTCGGGCAATACAAACGGATCGCCAATCAGTTCAATGGAGTGATCACCGGGAAAGGATATACCTATGGAGGAAGCTTAATCCGGCCGGAGGCCACAGGATATGGCCTATTGTTCTTCGTAGAAGAAATGCTGAAGCAAAGAGGCGACTCGGTGAGAGGTAAAGTCATCACGGTATCCGGATCCGGTAACGTAGCACAGTATGCCATTGAAAAAGCTATCCAGCTTGGTGGGAAACCTGTGACCGCATCCGATTCAAGTGGAATGATCTACGACCCAAATGGAATTGACCTGGAAAAACTGGCTTTCATTAAAGAATTAAAAAATGTACGCCGGGGACGGATATCCGACTATGCAGAAAAATATCAGGTTGAGTACCAGCCTGGCCAACGGCCGTGGCATATCCCCTGCGACATCGCCTTGCCTTGCGCCACCCAGAATGAGCTGGACGATGAAAATGCCCGGAATCTTATCGATAACGGCTGCATCCTCATTGCCGAGGGAGCAAATATGCCCACCACGCCGGAAGCCATACGACGAATCCAAAATCTGCATCTGATGTATGCACCAGGGAAAGCTTCCAATGCGGGCGGCGTTGCCACATCCGGACTGGAAATGACCCAGAATGCTCTTCATGCTTCCTGGACTGCTGAAAAAGTGGAAACAGAGCTGAAACAGATCATGCAGTCGATCCATTCGCAATGCAAGGAACATGGTCAGCAGTACAACTACATCGACTATGTAAAAGGTGCAAACCTGGCAGGATTCATCCGGGTCGCTGAAGCCATGCTGGCGGAAGGTCATGTTTGATCTGCCTTTTCCATGGTATAAGGTCAACTGAAGCAGCAAGGTCCGGGTTCATAAAATCCAGGCTCACGTGCAGACAGGTTAACTAATTCCTAGCAGCACTGTTAGTTGAGTATAGTATCTTGAAACAAATTTATCCGGATCATGAAAAATGGACTTTGCTTCTTCTTTTGCCTCTTCCTGTTTTCAGGCGCTTTTGCTCAAACCGGTGTTGGCGTTAAACCGCCGGTAAAAGCCGATATCCTGTTTGATGGTACGCGCGAAGCTCTCGATGGCAACTGGATCTATTGGGAGGGGCCCAGACTGGGAGAATCATTGCCCATCAAGTGGCAGATCGTTCAGGATCCGGTCGATGCCGGAACCGTGATGAGCAGCAACGATCCTGCTGCTGCAGGCGGTAAATACGGCGCGGCCGATATTGTGACGAAAAAAGAGTACCGGGATTTTCGGTTGCACGTAGAATTTATCATCAACAATCCGGGCGGTAACAGCGGCGTCTATCTCCAGAACCGGTATGAGATCCAGATCCTGGATGGAGATTCCACTGCACACGGGATGGCTGCCGTTATCAACGAAGAAGCTTCACCCTACACTCCTTATAACGGTGTAGGTAAATGGAATTCCTACGATATTCAGTTCAGGGCAGCACGCTTTAAAGATGGCCTCCGTAGTGAGCCAGCCATGGTCACCATGTACTTCAATGGGGTCAAAGTCCATGATAATACTCCAATCCAACAAGTATGGGGCGGGCCTAACTCCGGGATGGATGGAGGTAACAATGGTGGCAAAGGCATCACCGACCGTCCGGGAGGCCTGAAATTGCAGGCTGAAGGCCATGATGTCCGCTATCGGAATATCTGGATCGTCCCACTCAATCTGGATAACCAGGACACCAGGTTCTAGTGACCCGTCTGATCTTCGCCGAGGGGCAGGATGGTCCGGCCATAAACTTCATTCAGCCAAATTCCGAAACCGGTATAACACGACAGCGCTCCCGCCAGCATTCCTATGTATCCTGCCACCGAGATCAGGCTGATGGATTCGGTCCAGTTGCCTATGGCCAACAAAATGAAGAGCAAAGTCAAAGAGCCAAAAACTGCCATATAGCCACGGTGCAGCTTCATGGAGCCGACAAACATGAAAATGGAAAAAATACTCCAGCCAAACAGGTAATACCCCAGTTCGGAATACTCCGGAATACCGGCGATATTGACTTTAAGAAAGATAAGCAGGCCAGCCAGCGTGGTCCAGAATAATGAATAGGCAATGAAGGCGGTGAATCCAAATACGTTTCCCCGGATCCAGGAAAGCAAACCTGCGATGAACTGTGCATAGGCACCCAGGATAAGTCCCATCGCAATGATCATCGAATCCAGCGAAAAGAGCCTGGTGTTGTTCAGGTTCAACAAAATGGTTGTTATTCCCAGCCCCAGCAGTCCCAGCGGTGCAGGATTAGCCAGTGATTTTTGCAGTTGACGAAATTGAATTGCATCCATTATTGTGCGTATTTAATTGATGAAGAAAGTGGCCCGGCTATTTGGTTATTCAGGAAACCCTCCCTTACCGGGTGAGCCTTAAAAAACCGATTATAGCCCGGACTATCCAAAGTACAGCTTTCCATTCCAAACATTTGATGACCATTTTCCCCAAATCCTGCTTACTGAGATGATTTTCATCACCGGGCAATATGTTAGGGTACCTAAAAATCATTTTGTAAATTGTTGATAGACTATTTCAGGTCTCCAAAGAACCTGTGCTATGATAGAGTGTACCAATTCCATTGAGATACGACGTCCCCTTTCGACGGTCGCCTTTTATGCTGCCAATCCGGACCGGGCCACCTCCTGGTATCAGAACATCCAACGTGTCACCTGGCTCACTGCCCGGCCCCTGCAAATAGGGACCCAGGTTGAATTTGAAGCCCGCTTTCTTGGTCGTCAGATGCGGTATACGTATTCGATCATCCACTATGAACCGAAGAAAGAGCTGATCATGGAAGCTGTCACGGGTCCATTCCCGATGCGAACGACCTACTTATGGCAGGCCGTATCACCCGAAGTCACCCGGATGACACTGATCAATGCCGGCGGAAACTTCAGATTTTTCAAACGATGGATGGCCGCCGCCATGAACCGGGCCAACCAAAAGGATCTGAAAAAATAAAAGAAAATTCTGGAAGCACACCTCTCCGCATAGCGTACGACACAGCCCTTCATGATCGTTATCGTTAATAATAATGATGCGGGTTATAGCGCTGGCCTATCATATTCCTTTTATTGGGTGCAAGTTTAACGAAATGTCCAAGATCTCCCAGCCTAGTCATCGACCCGGTATCATCTTTGTCCATACCAATGATGAAAGCCAGTTGTTTCATTTGAGCTTGCAATATCTGGGTAAACTATTACAGGATGATCATCCATCGGGCCATGAGGCGATGATTGGCAAACCATTTCGTATTAAATCAAAAGACAAACCTACCCTGCTACTGGATTTTCTAGCCTTTGCATTGCAGGAATCCATCACGGAAAAAGTGTTATTCAACAAATTGGTCATTGACTACCTGAGTACTCAATTTCTGGATGGCACCCTGTATGGAAAGCCAAGCAATACCCCCCTGACTGCCATAGAATCCATCAATTATCAGGAATCCGACGTGCATCAGAATGCGGATAAATCCTGGGATCTAACCCTGCGGGTAGACTGAACCGATTCAGCATTACTGACCCAGAACCTGACCCCAGGATCAGTCAGATCGATCAGGAGGTGGACTATTGCGGCGATTAATAACTATTCCTGGCCTTTCAACAGCGGATCTGCCCGGATAACCAATGTTTGATTGTAGACCGTATTCCCCACCTGCATGGTTACCACATAGGACCCCGGACCAGCGGTCGTGATCGCATACCGGTCATCGATGGTCATTGGCACGAAGGATTGCTGCAGGTCATGGAGCTGGTGCCGGCGCTGATCATCGTCATTAGCCTGTAGAAACCGCTGGTATTGACGGCGGTTAGCATCCGTCGGGTACTGGCTTAAGTATGATTGCCAGATGGATTCAACTGTTTGCTTTTCTTCCTCGGTATAGGGCGTCGTGTCAAACTCACGGTCCCAACGGTAGCGGTGGATACCCGGAGATGAATCGACTGGTATCTGGTGGCTATGCCCGGAGTGATCACGAATGGTTATCATCACCGAATCTCCGGATGATAGATCGCCAATGAAATAATTGATGACTACGAAACTGGTGAATTCTGCCCTTGGCAGGCTGGATGTATTTTCAATCTCCGGCGGGTTTTTGCCTGCAAAAAGGAAATGCCCGCGCTGACCTCCCCGGCTGGTATTCTCCCATAGCGTTGCCGGAGACTGGCTGAATAAATAGGCTGGTAATGTCCTGACCTCCGGAGTCATTTGCTCCAGGGGCGAGATGTCATCCGCAATCCACAGGCTGCGACCATGGGTGGCAGCGATAAGGTCGTGGTCGCGTTTGTGAATGGCCAGATCGTATACCGAAACGGTCGGGAAATTCTCCATGAATCTTGCCCAGTTCATACCGCGGTCCAGCGAATACCAGATACCGGTCTCGGTACCGATGAACAGCAGGTCCGGATTGCTCAGGTCTTCGCGTACGACCCGGATCACCTCGTCATCCGGCAGTCCGCCCATTAACGGCTTCCAGTTACTGCCATAATCGTCGGTCACAAATATCCATGGCTTAAAAACATCACTCCTGTGGCCATCAAAGGTGACATAGGCACGCGCCGCATTGAAATGGGACGATTCCAGTCTGCTTACCCATAGTTGATCCGGCAGCCCGGGGATCTTCGACCGTACATTATTCCAGTGCTTTCCCCCATCACGGGTAAGTTGTACATTGCCGTCATCGGTCCCGGCCCAGATCACCGTTTCATCGACCGGTGAAACGCTGATGGTACTGATGGCACAGTGCGTCTCAGCTCCGGTGTTGTCGGGAGTAACACCGCCGCTGGCATCTTCTTTGGTCATCTCCGGATCGTTGGTGGACAGATCCGGGCTGATCAGCCGCCAGCTGGCTCCCTGATCCGTGGATTCCAGGAGATGATTGGCACCTGCAAATAACTGTTTTCCGGGATGCGGGCTCATGACCAGGGGAGCAGACCAGTTGAATCGCAGTTGGTCGGTTTTTCCCGTTAAACCATACTCATCTGCATTGATGATGTTGCGGTCGTTGGGTTTAATGTACGTTTGTCGGTGGGTAGGTACGTCATAATGGCTGTATCCACCATTCTCTGCAGAAGTAAAGGCGGTATGCCAGTCGTCCGGATCAACCATTGCATATTGGCCATCTCCCCAGTGTAGTTTCCAGTTGGAATCGTTCAATATTCCGCGGGCATCTCGTGTAAAGCTTGCCGTACCATAAAATCCATTATCCTGCAGTCCCCCATAGACATAATAGGGATCGCGCATGTCGTAGCCGATACGGTAATACTGTGCGATGGGCAAATTGTCAAAAAGCTGGAAATGAACTCCTCCATCGTGGGTCAGTGACACCCCTTTGTCCGCACCAACGTAATACCTCTGTCCTTCCTTTGGGTCCAGCCACATGGCATGAAAATCTCCGTGGATCTCCTGGTCTTCACTACCATTTTTCAGGGTTTTACCGCCATCATCAGAGACCATGAGCCGGGTAGTCAGTAAATAAATCTTTTGCGGATCGACCGGATTGATGCGCACTTGCGAATAATAAAATGGCCGGTTATTGTAGGTGTTCACATATTGCCAGGATTTACCTGCGTCTTCACTGCGGTACAGTCCTGATCCGGGTTTGGAAAGGTCCCTGCTCGCGGTTGCTTCTACCAGAGCCATCAGGATTTTAGGATTGCTGCGGGATATGGCCAGACCGATACGGCCGGTCTCTCCGGACGGTAGCCCATTGGTCAGTTTGGTCCAGGACTGTCCTCCGTCAGCTGACTTGTAAATACCCCCGTTTTCACCACCACTATAAAAAGTCCATGGTTTTCTGATCCGGTGATACATCGCAGCATACAGGATTTTGGGATTCGCGGGATCCCGAACCAGGTCCGTACATCCAGTTTTGCCATCGTCCGGAAGTCCCTTCTTAGGTTTTGACCAGGTTTTGCCCCCATCTTCACTAATAAATAATCCACGATCTCCGGAATACCCCCACAGATGACCGGTAGCACAGGCACAGATCTCTTGCGGCTTGGCCGGATTTAATACCACACGGGAAATATGTCCGGTATTCTCCAGACCGCTCTCCTGAAAGGTCTCCCCTCCATCCCGTGATACGTAGATGCCATGCCCCCAGGAAGTGGAGTTCCGGTTGTTGGCCTCACCGGTACCGACCCAGATCTCCGCCGGATTTGCCTGGCTGATGGCAATATCTCCGATAGAAGCGGTGGCATAATGATCAAAGAGAGGTTCCCATGTAGTACCGGCATTGGCCGAATACCACACTCCTCCGGAGGCTGTTGCGATCCAAACTTTGGTAAAGTCTGACTCCAGGGCTTCCACATCCACAATGCGCCCACCCGGATTAGCCGGGCCAATATTCCGCCACGCGAAAGCAGTGACATCTTCCGGAGTCTGGGCTACCAGATGTCCAAAGGTTAAGCTTGCAAACAGGACAATCAACGTAAACACTTTCATGATTTCTCAGTTATGAGCCATGAAGCTAATGATTTGGGTTGAAAACATGGATCGAATGCGAAGTATGCGCATGCTGTAAAATTGAGCCCAGATGAAATAAGAACGTTGTTATTTATGGCAAATCTTTAAAGTAAATCCGGGGCCTGAACGTCATATACCTATAAGGATGTCCTGAATAAGGCACCTTCCATTATTTTACCTCAAATGAATTAGCTTCGTCCACCGGGACATGATGACCACCGAACGCAGAAATATCACATCCGTCGTCAGGGAATACAGTACCCGACTTTACCGGTTTATACGCGGCCGGGTCTCATCGGATGAAGATGCCGAGGATGTGTTACAGGATGTGTGGTTCCAGCTGAGCAATCTGGGTAACCTGGACGAATTGGAAAGTGCCAGTGCCTGGTTGTACCGGGTAGCCAGAAACCGGGTTACCGATCTCTACCGCAAACGCAAGACAGATTCCCTGGATGGTCTGGCATTGACTGATGACCCGGAAATAGCTCCTGTTACAGACCTGCTCCTGATGGATGACCACGACCCTGAGATCCAGTTCTTCCAGGAAATGTTTTGGGAAGAATTATTCCTGGCACTGGAAGAATTACCTGAAAATCAGCGGGAGGTCTTTATCCTCAATGAGCTGGAAGGAAAAACACTTCAGGAAATTGCGGACATGCGGGGTGAAAAACTGAAGACGATCATCAGTCGCAAAGGGTATGCCATCAATCATTTACGAAAAAAACTATTTAATCTCTACCAGGAGTTAAATTTATAAATCCATAGACATGAAATCTCCTTATCAATCCTATTGGAAACCAAGGCACCGCATGATCCTGGTGCCGGTCATTGCCATTATTCTGGTGGCCAGTGCTCTTGTCCAGTGGCTATGGAACCTTTTGTTACCGCACCTGTTAAATGTTCCACGCATCCGCTATTGGGAGGCTTTGGGCCTCCTGGCACTTTCCCGGATCCTCTTTGGCGGTTTTCATTTCCGCAAACCTTATCCATCATCGCATCGCAGCGCGGTTCGCGAGAAATTCATGCAAATGAGTGAAGAAGAGCGGCAGCAATTCCGCAATCAATGGAAAAACAGATGCCGGCCTAACAGAGAGGAGGAGGAGAAGGGATAATGGGAGAAAGGAGAAGGGGAGAAAGGAGAAGGGGGAAAGGAGAAAGGTATGGGGTATTTGGTATGGGGTCAAAGGAAAAAGGAAAAAGGAGAAAGGGGGAAAGGTGAAAGATATTTTATGTGAACTGGTTGTTCACTCCGGAAAATAAAGTCCACTCCGGTAAAGAGCAATTTCCAAAACATATTGTCATTTCGTACCGACGCTCGTTCCCCGGTGGTCATCCAAGAATTGAAGGTGAAGGATGAGTCCGCCTTAATGTCTTAGCCTGGCAAGCCGAAATGGAGGAATCTCATTCCAATTGTATATTGGATTATCTCAAAAAATGGAAATAGCACGAATACCCTGGGGATTACCCGATACTTCTCATTCTTTCAAAAAAAATAAAAAAAATTTTATCCTCTTAAAGTAATCATGGCAATTATCCGTCTTCCTGAATGAAGACACCGTGAATCAAATAAAATTCAGCGTGTGTCAAAAGGAATTATTCAACAATTAAACTTGGAATAAAATGAGACCTTCCATTTTTCGTGTGTTTCCGGGAGTAGTTATGATGGGATTTGTACTTTTCTTCCTGCCATTTCTACTGCTAAAACTGGCATTTCTCCTCCTGATAGGAAGTATAGCCATGCGTCTGATCTTCAGGAGACCGCGGTATTACCAATACCATGGGTACCATCCGTATCATTCCCGGACTGACACCATCTATGCCATCCCGGAAGAAGAATACGACATGCCTTTTCGCGGACGGATGAATACCAACGGGCATTATGGTTACCGGTCAAGACCTTTCCAACCGGATGAAAGCGTTTACCGGGAACGCGATTTTGTAACACCCATTATTAAAGTGTAACCGGATAATCATCCGATTCATCACGCAGACGACAGCACTGCACCACAGACATTTTTTCTCATTACTAAATTCGAATTAAATGCATCGACACGCACATCACTGGCATGGCCAGTGCGGACCATCCTCTGGATTCCAAAAACATGGCTGGCAAGGCCGGCACCAACGGAGACCGAAATACAACGTCCCCATCAACGTCATCGAAACCGATGAAGCGTTTGAAGTGAACGTATTTGCTCCGGGATTTGATAAATCTCAGATTACCCTCAGTGTAGCGGATGACATTCTCTACATTCTGGGAAGCAAACCACTTGCCGAGGGTGAAGAGCCGGATTTCATTCTCCAGGAATTTCCGATCAAATCATTTGAACGCCGCCTGGCACTCAACGGCAAGGTGGATACGGCTGGAATATCTGCCAAACAGGAAAATCAGGTATTGATCATCCAATTGCCCAAATCCGCCGAAGCGAAACGGGAGGAGATCAAAATTGACGTTATTTAGTGGTTGTATTTCGTTATCGGGGGCTGCATTCCAGCCCCTGATTTATTTTTCTTATACACTCAAATTTTTATTCATGATCATTTCAATATTAGCCCTATACTGGCTGGGGCAGTTTCTGTATGACCGGATTGCACAACTCCAATTGTTTCAGATTAATAATCGGAATTAATAATAACGGACTTTAATTCATCCACGCTATTTTTTGAAATTACCCATCCTTATTAAAGCTAACTATCGAGATCCCATCGCTTCAACAATCGGTAAAAAATACACCGGCGTTCCGATACCTACTGATCCGGATTCGGGAGTAGCACTGCTTGCTCTTTACGCCTCCAATTGAACCATTTCACGAATAACCTCCAAATAGTATCTTTGCCGCCACTCAGGTCGTATTGATATGGAGACCAACAAAAAACAAAATGTGCCGCTTTCCGAAGACGTTATCGGCGAATGCATCCGGATCCTAAAACACCTTTCCGGTCATTATCATGAAGTGGATGCCCTACCGGAAGAAATGCGGATTGAATTACTGAAGGCAGCCGGGATGCTGTCGCGCCCCGATCGCCACGAGTACCGTCTCAGGGACAAACAGGTGAAAAAATCCCGCAAAAACACCATCCGCAAAAACGAAAGGCAAAAAAGTGCGTTGACCGGGATACGGCAAGCCCGCACCTCCGCCGTCTTTGTCGCACCTGCCCTCACCGGGGGTGAATCAGAACCAACAAATACGTACGAAAATCCACGTGATTGTTACATCTGCCGGGCCAAATACACCGAGGTTCACCATTTTTACGATGCCCTTTGCCCTGACTGTGCATCTCTTAATTATGCCAAACGTCATCAGACCTGTGATCTTTCCGGCCAGGTAGCAGTCATCACCGGAGCCCGCGTCAAGATAGGCTTTCAAGCTGCGTTGATCTTGTTGCGTGCCGGAGCTACCGTGGTTGTTACAACCCGATTTCCCCTGGATGCCTCTGCACGCTTTGCCGCCCAGCCGGACTTTGACGGCTGGTCCACACGACTCCACATCTATGGCCTGGACCTGCGTCACACCCCGAGTGTGGATCTATTTGCCGCCTACCTTTCCGAACAGCTTTCCCGTCTGGATATCCTGATCAACAACGCAGCGCAGACCGTACGTCGCCCTCCCGGGTTTTACGCCCATCTGATGGAAGGAGAATCGGTCCGCTGGGAAGATTTAAGCCCTTCGCGCCAGTCGCTGCTAAAACAATACCATCAGCTCGTAAGTACGATTGCACCCACTTCCGAAACGCAGGCCCCTGCAGCGGTCTCCTGGGGTTCTTCGGCACCGGTAGGCATCGGGATCCATGCATCAGCTCAATTGTCCCAAATGCCTTACCGTTTTGACCGGTCACTGGACACCGAACAGGTTTTTCCTACCGGAGAACTGGATGCCGACCTGCAGCAGGTAGATCTGCGGAAGACCAACAGCTGGCGATTGAAACTGGGCGAAATCGAGCCCCTGGAAATGCTGGAAGTACAACTAATCAATGCGGTTGCTCCCTTCGTCCTCAACAACCGGCTGGTCCCGTTGATGAAAAAAGATTATACCGGCCAAAAGCATATCGTCAATGTCACAGCCATGGAAGGAAAGTTCTACCGGTTTACCAAGGAAGAACGTCATCCGCATACCAATATGGCCAAGGCGGCCCTGAATATGCTAACCCACACTTCAGCCGGTGACCTGGCCAAACAGGGCATCTATATGAATGCCGTCGATACGGGATGGGTCACTGATGAAGACCCGGTTGAACTGGCACAACGTAAGATCAAAGATCACGACTTCCAGCCTCCATTGGACATTGTCGA harbors:
- a CDS encoding DUF1080 domain-containing protein, whose protein sequence is MKNGLCFFFCLFLFSGAFAQTGVGVKPPVKADILFDGTREALDGNWIYWEGPRLGESLPIKWQIVQDPVDAGTVMSSNDPAAAGGKYGAADIVTKKEYRDFRLHVEFIINNPGGNSGVYLQNRYEIQILDGDSTAHGMAAVINEEASPYTPYNGVGKWNSYDIQFRAARFKDGLRSEPAMVTMYFNGVKVHDNTPIQQVWGGPNSGMDGGNNGGKGITDRPGGLKLQAEGHDVRYRNIWIVPLNLDNQDTRF
- a CDS encoding acetate uptake transporter; the protein is MDAIQFRQLQKSLANPAPLGLLGLGITTILLNLNNTRLFSLDSMIIAMGLILGAYAQFIAGLLSWIRGNVFGFTAFIAYSLFWTTLAGLLIFLKVNIAGIPEYSELGYYLFGWSIFSIFMFVGSMKLHRGYMAVFGSLTLLFILLAIGNWTESISLISVAGYIGMLAGALSCYTGFGIWLNEVYGRTILPLGEDQTGH
- a CDS encoding SRPBCC family protein; translated protein: MIECTNSIEIRRPLSTVAFYAANPDRATSWYQNIQRVTWLTARPLQIGTQVEFEARFLGRQMRYTYSIIHYEPKKELIMEAVTGPFPMRTTYLWQAVSPEVTRMTLINAGGNFRFFKRWMAAAMNRANQKDLKK
- a CDS encoding RNA polymerase sigma factor, with translation MMTTERRNITSVVREYSTRLYRFIRGRVSSDEDAEDVLQDVWFQLSNLGNLDELESASAWLYRVARNRVTDLYRKRKTDSLDGLALTDDPEIAPVTDLLLMDDHDPEIQFFQEMFWEELFLALEELPENQREVFILNELEGKTLQEIADMRGEKLKTIISRKGYAINHLRKKLFNLYQELNL
- a CDS encoding Hsp20/alpha crystallin family protein — protein: MHRHAHHWHGQCGPSSGFQKHGWQGRHQRRPKYNVPINVIETDEAFEVNVFAPGFDKSQITLSVADDILYILGSKPLAEGEEPDFILQEFPIKSFERRLALNGKVDTAGISAKQENQVLIIQLPKSAEAKREEIKIDVI
- a CDS encoding SDR family oxidoreductase, producing METNKKQNVPLSEDVIGECIRILKHLSGHYHEVDALPEEMRIELLKAAGMLSRPDRHEYRLRDKQVKKSRKNTIRKNERQKSALTGIRQARTSAVFVAPALTGGESEPTNTYENPRDCYICRAKYTEVHHFYDALCPDCASLNYAKRHQTCDLSGQVAVITGARVKIGFQAALILLRAGATVVVTTRFPLDASARFAAQPDFDGWSTRLHIYGLDLRHTPSVDLFAAYLSEQLSRLDILINNAAQTVRRPPGFYAHLMEGESVRWEDLSPSRQSLLKQYHQLVSTIAPTSETQAPAAVSWGSSAPVGIGIHASAQLSQMPYRFDRSLDTEQVFPTGELDADLQQVDLRKTNSWRLKLGEIEPLEMLEVQLINAVAPFVLNNRLVPLMKKDYTGQKHIVNVTAMEGKFYRFTKEERHPHTNMAKAALNMLTHTSAGDLAKQGIYMNAVDTGWVTDEDPVELAQRKIKDHDFQPPLDIVDGAARICDPFIDGINTGQHWSGKFLKDYFPIDW